The region TCGCCACCCGCGCGGCCTTTGAACGCGTGAACGCCGCTTTCCGTGACTACAGCGCCGAGCTGCTGGGAGGCCACGGTGACTTGGAAGCCGAACTGACAGAATCCGGGCGTCTTTCGGGGCTACGGCTGGCTGTCCAGCCCCGCGGGAAACGCACCCGCAGCATGACCCTGCTGTCAGCCGGGGAGCGCACCATGGCGGGGCTGGCCTTCCTGTTCGCCCTGAACCATGCCGGCGGTGAGGGGAGTGCGGGTGGTTTGCCCCTGGCCGTGCTGGACGAGGTGGACGCGCCGCTGGACGAGGCCAACATCCGCCGCTTTACAGGTTTTCTGAAGCTGTTCAGCGAGCGGGGAGCGCAGTTCCTGCTGGTCACGCACCAGAAGGCGACCATGGAAGTGGCCCAGGCGCTGTGGGGCGTGACCACCGATCAGACCGGCGCCAGCCGGGTGCTGAGCATTAAACAGCACGCTGAGGGATAAGGGTGGGTTTTCCCGCCTAGCCACCCTGAAGTGGAACTTCATGGGCCACCCGCCAGCGGTTATCCGCGTCTTTTTGTGCGACGGTGACCCGGTCCACCAGATACCGAACTGCCGCAAGCTCGGGAAGAAGTGCTTGCAGCTGGCCTGCAATGACATCGAGCTCATCTTCGCCTCCCCTGGCAACCGTCAGGTGTGGTTCCGGATCGGGATGCTTGCCGCTGTACGGAGGTGTCTCTGGAAAGGCCCGCGCAATGGTACGCATCAGGGCGCGGATCTCGGCGGCAGGCTCCGGCGCCAGCCACAGCAATCCCGGAAACCGTCCAAGGTGGGAGAAACTCAGGCTGACCGGCCTGGTCCCTCTCAGGCACGCCTCCAGCCGGGCCAGATGCTCCGGCGCGGGCTCTGGTGACACCCAGGGAAACAGCAGGGAGACATGCGGCGCCACACCCCGCCTCGCGGCAGGGAGGGTCTGACGCCAGTGCCCGATCCACCGGTCCAGCTCCGGCAGCCACAGCAGGACGCTGGTTTGGCTCACTTCAGTGCAAACGCTGCGGCGTCCCTGCCGTCCAGGCTCAGATGCAGGTACCCTCCCCGGACGCTGACCTTGGCATTCTGGCCGGCATACAGCGACTGTGTGACCGCCTGATCGCTGGCTGTGAGCCCCAGGCCAGCCAGCTTGATGCTGTAGGTCCTGCGCTCCTTGCCTCCATGCCAGGCCGCCAGGACCCGCTGACCGTCCTTCTCGCGGGTTAGCAGCAGCAGGTCGTCCTGCAGGCTGACTGGGACGGGTAGCAGGGTCTGGGATCCCAGGCTCAGGGCCGAGCTGGCCTTGCGGGCGGCCACCGCACTGCGGGCGGCTTCGAACACGTCGCGCTCTGCGGGTGTCCAGGCCTCCTCGAAGCGCATGTCGCGCCGGTTGTCGGGGTCCGGGCCTCCGCGCATGGCAATCTCGATGCCCTGATACAGCACCGGCACCCCTTTCAGGGTCATCAGTGCACGCAGGGCGTAGCGTGTGCGGGCCTGACCCTCATCCTCAAACAGGCTGCCCTGCGCAAAGCGGGGGATGTCGTGGTTGTCCAGAAACAGGGCGACCTCACCGGGACGTGAGAGTTCGCCGTTTCGCTCCAGCACGGCACTGACCCGGCTCAGGCTCTGGCCGCTCATCAGGCTGTCGCGCATGGCCCGCTGCAAGCTGAACAAAAACAGACTGTCGAACCCGGCCTTCTGCCAGTCGGCTACCGTGCCGGTATCGGCGTCGAACCATTCGCCCAGGGTCCAGGTGCCGGCGGCGCGGTCGCGGGCCAGCACCTCCTTGAGAAAGTCGCCCGGCACATGTTTGATGGCGTCGTAACGGAAAGCATTGACGCCACGGTTGCGCCAGAAGTCCGCGTTTTCCAGCAGCATCTTACGGACCTCGGGGCGGCTCTGATCCAGATCGGGCAACCCCGAGAGCGGACAGTCCACGTCCTTGTCGGCGCTGGCTTCGCAACGGGACTGGGGCGTAAACCATTCTGGCTTGGCCTTGACCGCCGGAGCTTCGTAGCCGTAGTGGTTGATGACCTGATCCAGGACCACGCGCATGTTGGCCGCACGCGCCGCTTTGACAAAGGTGTCGAAGTCAGCCAGCGTTCCGAAATGCGGATCGACATCCCGGAAGTCCGCCGGCCAGTAGCCGTGGTATCCGGCAGTATCAAAGGAGTTGGCCGCCTGTTGCCGGTAGACCGGCGTCAGCCATACCGCGGTGGCGCCCAGGCGCGTGATATGCCCCAGTCTGGCGGTCAGGCCGGGAAGGTCACCGCCGTGCCACGCACGGAGATTGCTGCGGTCCACGCCAGCATTGTTGTTCGGGTTGCCGTCGAAGAAACGGTCCGGCATGACCTGATAGATGATCTGGCCCTCAAAGGAGGGCAGGGAGGCCTGGGCCTGCGCGCTTCCTGCACTCAGGAAGGCAGCCAGCAGTAAAGAGCGGCGCATGGACGAATCCTAGCCCGCCCGCGCGCCACTCTGGACACATTTTGCTTTAACAGGTGTTGCGTCAGCCGGTGTTGCGCACGCCCGCCGCGATGCCCTGAATACTGAGCAGCAGTGGGACCTCGAACTCGTCCAGGCCGCCTTCCTTGCTGCGGCTGCGGCGAAGCAGCTCAACCTGAATCCGGTGAATCGGGTCAATGTAGGGGTTGCGCAGGGCGATGCTTTCTTTCAGACGCGGCTCGCCGGCCATCAGCGGTGCGCCCACCACGTCCTGCACCAGGGCCACCGTGGCCTGATAGGCCGCCTTGAGTTGCGTGGCCAGTGGATGCTCGCCCATCAAGCGCAGGTACTCGTCGAAAATCAGCGGATCGCTCTTGGCCAGACTCATCTGGGCGTTGTCCAGCACGGTACGGAAAAAGGGCCAGTCCCGGTACATCTCGCGGGCCAGATCCACGCCCAGGGTGCTGAGACCCTCGTGCAGGCCGTACCAGCCAGGCAGGTTGGCCCGGTTCTGGGTCCAGCACATGACCCAGGGAATGGCCCGCAGGTTCCCCAGGGTCGGCGCACCGGGCCGCCGGACCGGACGCGAAGCGATGTTCAGGCGGGCAATCTCGTGAATCGGCGTGACCGCCTCGAAAAAGGGCAGGAAGCCCGGGTCGTCCACCAGGGCGCGGTACGCAGCCGCGCTGGCCCTGGCCGCTGTGTCCATGCCACGGGTCCAGGCCTCCGGCGGAGCCACTGCCGGACGCGCGGCCGCCAGCAGCACCCCGTAGAGGGCCTGCTCCAGATTGCGCCGTGCCAGGACCGGATGGCTGTACTTGTCAGCCAGCGCCTCGCCCTGCTCGGTAATGCGCAGCCCCGCGTCGATGGTGCCGGCCGGCTGTCCCAGGATGGCCCGCGACGCCGGGCCGCCGCCGCGCCCGATGCTGGTGCCGCGCCCATGAAAAAAGCGCCAGCGCACGCCGGCACGCCGGCACACCTCACTGATGGCACGCTGCGCCTCGTGCAGCGCCCAGTTGGCCGCCAGGAAGCCCGCGTCCTTGTTGCTGTCGCTGTAGCCCAGCATGATCTCCTGAACGTCGCTGCCCAGTGCGGCGCGGTACTCAGGAATGCTCAGCAGCTCCCAGACCACCTGTGGGGCGCGCTGCAGGTCATCCAGGGTCTCGAACAGCGGCACCGGCAGGGCCCGGAAGCCTACCTCGCGGGCCAGGATCAGGGGTTCGAGGACATCGCTGACGCTCTCGGCCATGCTGACGATGTACCGTCCGAAAGCGCGGGGGCCCACCTGCCGGGTCGCGGCCTGCACCTGCCGGATGGGCCCGATGGCGGTTTCGAGCGTCTCGGGGAACGGCTCACCGGCAGGCCACAGCGGGCGGCGGGAACGCAACTCGCGGGTCAGCACCTCCTGCCGGGCATGCTCGGCCAGCGCCTCGTAGTCGTTCTCCACGCCTGCAGCCTTGAGCAGCGCGGCCACAGCTGCGCCGGTCTGCGCGGAGTGCTCACGGATGTCCAGGCTGACCAGGTGCTGCCCGAAGACCCGCGCTACCGTCAGCAGCGGCGTCAGCAGCTGATCGGCGCTGCGCCGCTGCCCTTCGGCGCACAGACGCCGGTGCAGCGCTTCCAGGCGCGGCAGCAGTTCTACCGGTTCGCCGTCGCGCACAGCGTTATGCAGGGCGCGGAGTTCCTGACGGTAAGGCTCCTGGCCCTCCTTTTCCTGGCTGAGGTCCGCGTAGGCCTGCGCAATGCTGGAGATCAGCACCTCGCGGGCCCGCTCGCGGTGAAGCGCCAGGGCGTCGTGGGTGGCCTGCGGAGTCACGAAGGGGTTGCCGTCGCGGTCTCCGCCCATCCAGGAGGTGAAGCTCAGCGGCAGCTGCGCCTCGCTGCTGTGCCCGTACACCCTTTCGAAGGCGCGCGACAGGTCGCGTTGCAGCATCGGCAGTGCCCGCGCGATGTTGGGCATGTAGCTCAGACCGCCCTTGACCTCGTCCAGAACGGTGGGTTTCAGGCGGCGAAGCTCCGGGGTAGACCACATGGCCTCCACATGGGCGGCAATCCGCTCGGTGGCGTCCTCGGCCAGCGTGGGCTGGCTCAGCTCGGGAATGGCGCGCGCGACTTCAACCAGGTGACCGCGCACGGTGCGGCGGCGCATCTCGGTGGGGTGAGCCGTGAAGGTCAGACCCAGGTCCAGCCGCGACAGCAGCGCCTCGACCTCCTGGGCACTCATGCCCTGCGCTTTGAGATCCATCAGGGCCTGCTCCAGACTCTGGGGCCTGACACCCTCTACGCTGCTGAGCACCCGCACCCGCTCGTATTCCTCGGCCAGGTTGACCAGCTGGAAATACCACGTGAAGGCCCGGGCCAGCCGCCCGGCCTCGGCCCCGGAGAGCTCCGCGAGCATGGCGCTCAGTTCGGTGTCGTCACCTCCCGCGCGGACCTCGCGCACCAGGGCGCGCGTGCGCTCCACCAGTTCGAAGAAGGCCTCGCCCTCCTGCTCTTTCAAAACCTGCCCGAGCGTTCTGCCCAGCAGGTTCACGTCACTGCGAATCCCCATTCAGCCCTCCCTGTGCATTGCGGCTGGGACTGGCCCCCGCGCATCACGTTCTCAGCTCTTTACGTCCTCAGCTCTCTTCGATGTAACGGTAGCGCTCCACACTATGTGCCCGGCCACCCTCCATCTGGACAATCACTCCATTCAGCTCCGCGCGCCCCTCGGCAACGCCAAAACGGTGAGGCCGCTCGGTCAGAAATCTCTGGATCGGGCCTTCCTGGTCACTGCCGATCACCGAGTCGTGCGGCCCGGTAAACCCGGCGTCGGTCTGGTACGCCGTGCCCCTGGGCAGGATGCGGGTATCGGCGGTTGGTACATGCGTATGGGTGCCGATGACAGCTGCAACCCGGCCGTCGAGGTGCCAGGCCAGCGCCTGCTTCTCACTGGTGGCCTCGGCGTGGATGTCCACGAAGACATTGCCGAGATCTTTGCGTTCCAGCAGCTCATCCATGGCCCGGAAGGGGTTAGACACGGCTTCCATAAAAACCCGGCCCAGGACATTGACAATCGTCAGCCGCTCGTTTTTGACCTCGAAGGTGCGCCAGCCGACCCCAGGCGTGCCGGGGTCCGCATAGTTGATCGGCCGCACGATGGGGTAGCTGATCTCGTCGAGCATCAGCGAGTACACGTCCTTGTGATGCCAGGCGTGATTGCCCAGGGTCATGCAGTCCACCCCAGCCCGGAGTGCGGCCTCGGCGGCGTCGCGGTGCAGCCCGAAACCACCGGCAGCGTTTTCCATGTTCACCACAGCAAAATCAACGGTGCGGCGCAGGTCCGGCAGATGCGCCGAAAGCAGGCGCCTCCCGGGTTGCCCGAAGACGTCTCCTACAAATAAGACCCGAATCATGCTGCAGGCTACCGCGCGCGCGTCCGTGCGCCCTGTAACATACAGCTGACCCTGCGGTTTCACTTTGTCAATAAGGCACTCCACGTCCTTTTAAAGGAGGCGATGTAGATGACCAAAGTGATAGTGACTTCCGATTGCAGTCCTCTTGCCAACGAGGCGCTGGGCCATGCCTGCAGCCTTGCTCAGTCGCTGGGCGCTGAGTTGCAGGTGGTTGCCATCCAGTCTGACCCTGACCCGCCCCTGGCAGGAGAATTCGGCTACATCCCGGCAATGTCGCCGGCCGAGTGCCAGGCCCAGGAGCAGGCTTTGCGCCGGCGGCTGGAGTCCTGCGTTCCAGGTGCCCAGGTCCGGGTGGTTCCGGCGGGTGGCCGTTCCATTCCGCGCGCGATTCTGGATGTGGTGCAGGAAGAAGGGGCCAATTTGCTGGTCA is a window of Deinococcus deserti VCD115 DNA encoding:
- a CDS encoding 2'-5' RNA ligase family protein, with translation MSQTSVLLWLPELDRWIGHWRQTLPAARRGVAPHVSLLFPWVSPEPAPEHLARLEACLRGTRPVSLSFSHLGRFPGLLWLAPEPAAEIRALMRTIARAFPETPPYSGKHPDPEPHLTVARGGEDELDVIAGQLQALLPELAAVRYLVDRVTVAQKDADNRWRVAHEVPLQGG
- a CDS encoding alpha-amylase family glycosyl hydrolase, producing MRRSLLLAAFLSAGSAQAQASLPSFEGQIIYQVMPDRFFDGNPNNNAGVDRSNLRAWHGGDLPGLTARLGHITRLGATAVWLTPVYRQQAANSFDTAGYHGYWPADFRDVDPHFGTLADFDTFVKAARAANMRVVLDQVINHYGYEAPAVKAKPEWFTPQSRCEASADKDVDCPLSGLPDLDQSRPEVRKMLLENADFWRNRGVNAFRYDAIKHVPGDFLKEVLARDRAAGTWTLGEWFDADTGTVADWQKAGFDSLFLFSLQRAMRDSLMSGQSLSRVSAVLERNGELSRPGEVALFLDNHDIPRFAQGSLFEDEGQARTRYALRALMTLKGVPVLYQGIEIAMRGGPDPDNRRDMRFEEAWTPAERDVFEAARSAVAARKASSALSLGSQTLLPVPVSLQDDLLLLTREKDGQRVLAAWHGGKERRTYSIKLAGLGLTASDQAVTQSLYAGQNAKVSVRGGYLHLSLDGRDAAAFALK
- a CDS encoding phosphoenolpyruvate carboxylase, producing MGIRSDVNLLGRTLGQVLKEQEGEAFFELVERTRALVREVRAGGDDTELSAMLAELSGAEAGRLARAFTWYFQLVNLAEEYERVRVLSSVEGVRPQSLEQALMDLKAQGMSAQEVEALLSRLDLGLTFTAHPTEMRRRTVRGHLVEVARAIPELSQPTLAEDATERIAAHVEAMWSTPELRRLKPTVLDEVKGGLSYMPNIARALPMLQRDLSRAFERVYGHSSEAQLPLSFTSWMGGDRDGNPFVTPQATHDALALHRERAREVLISSIAQAYADLSQEKEGQEPYRQELRALHNAVRDGEPVELLPRLEALHRRLCAEGQRRSADQLLTPLLTVARVFGQHLVSLDIREHSAQTGAAVAALLKAAGVENDYEALAEHARQEVLTRELRSRRPLWPAGEPFPETLETAIGPIRQVQAATRQVGPRAFGRYIVSMAESVSDVLEPLILAREVGFRALPVPLFETLDDLQRAPQVVWELLSIPEYRAALGSDVQEIMLGYSDSNKDAGFLAANWALHEAQRAISEVCRRAGVRWRFFHGRGTSIGRGGGPASRAILGQPAGTIDAGLRITEQGEALADKYSHPVLARRNLEQALYGVLLAAARPAVAPPEAWTRGMDTAARASAAAYRALVDDPGFLPFFEAVTPIHEIARLNIASRPVRRPGAPTLGNLRAIPWVMCWTQNRANLPGWYGLHEGLSTLGVDLAREMYRDWPFFRTVLDNAQMSLAKSDPLIFDEYLRLMGEHPLATQLKAAYQATVALVQDVVGAPLMAGEPRLKESIALRNPYIDPIHRIQVELLRRSRSKEGGLDEFEVPLLLSIQGIAAGVRNTG
- a CDS encoding TIGR00282 family metallophosphoesterase, whose product is MIRVLFVGDVFGQPGRRLLSAHLPDLRRTVDFAVVNMENAAGGFGLHRDAAEAALRAGVDCMTLGNHAWHHKDVYSLMLDEISYPIVRPINYADPGTPGVGWRTFEVKNERLTIVNVLGRVFMEAVSNPFRAMDELLERKDLGNVFVDIHAEATSEKQALAWHLDGRVAAVIGTHTHVPTADTRILPRGTAYQTDAGFTGPHDSVIGSDQEGPIQRFLTERPHRFGVAEGRAELNGVIVQMEGGRAHSVERYRYIEES
- a CDS encoding universal stress protein, whose amino-acid sequence is MTKVIVTSDCSPLANEALGHACSLAQSLGAELQVVAIQSDPDPPLAGEFGYIPAMSPAECQAQEQALRRRLESCVPGAQVRVVPAGGRSIPRAILDVVQEEGANLLVMSTHGRSGLGRALMGSVAEAVAHQSPIPVMLVRAGQPVTQWSAGPTTGLSSFEPLRV